The Mixophyes fleayi isolate aMixFle1 chromosome 9, aMixFle1.hap1, whole genome shotgun sequence DNA window AATGTGACTTTATGCATTTTTATGTGGTTTGTTAGAATAAACTCACAAGATTATGGACCTAATTCATCAAGAAACGAAAAACAAACGTAATGTGTGTGCTTATAAAAACCGCAGGTACATCGGGTACACGCACATCTGTATCCAACCAGAGCGGATGTGAGGATACGTCAGGGTGATGTacacgggtctaggtccactctgctccaacagacactgcaggatacgtccactacatatgtgggatataaagtcacaaaagaacgcatggaaaaattttttttatgtcacctggtaataataataataataatattaaaatagtaataataaaacattaaaaaagttttgttttttccccccataaaatacatgttaCTGATTTctattatacataaaatacattgttacagctgctcctgatacaaacacatgttatagctgtatacacagccgtcatcactagtaatcagcacttacacctgacctgtagctggtacaagtgatatcacgtacctgagagatgcccaaagcttgaattggacgctgctgcatgcgccCAGCTGGCacctccttactgtacactgactacaggcatacgccctcactgtacactgactacgggcatacgtcctcactgtacactgactacaggcatacgtcctcactgtacactgactacaggtatacgtcctcactgtacactgactacaggcatacgtcctcactgtacactgactacaggcatacgccctcactgtacactgactacgggcatacgccctcactgtacactgactacaggcatacgccctcactgtacactgactacaggcatacgccctcactgtacactgactacaggcatacgccctcactgtacactgactacaggcatacgccctcactgtacactgactacaggcatacgccctcactgtacactgactacaggcatacgccctcactgtacactgactacgggtatacgccctcactgtacactgactacgggtatacgccctcactgtacactgactacaggcatacgtcctcactgtacactgactacaggcatacgccctcactgtacactgactacaggcatacgccctcactgtacactgactacaggcatacgccctcactgtacactgactacaggcatacgccctcactgtacactgactacaggcatacgtcctcactgtacactgactacaggcatacgccctcactgtacactgactacaggcatacgccctcactgtacactgactacaggcatacaccctcactgtacactgactacaggcatacgccctcactgtacactgactacaggcatacgccctcactgtacactgactacaggcatacgccctcactgtacactgactacaggcatacgccctcactgtacactgactacgggtatacgtcctcactgtacactgactacaggcatacgccctcactgtacactgactacaggtatacacccttactgtacactgactacaggcatacgccctcactgtacactgactacaggcatacgccctcactgtacactgactacaggcatacgccctcactgtacactgactacgggtatacgccctcactgtacactgactatgggtatacgccctcactgtacactgactacgggtatACACCCAGTCCTCTCCCCGTTCCCTGCCTAaaatcataagctgtagtaagGTCCTCTGTGCTgcaagatgaattggacgttttatggcgtatggtctggttctgggcattcgcagagcgattttacgtaAAATAAGACACGTATCGGCATTtaggtgccttaatgaatcagtccctatttgtcctaaagtaaaaaaaaaatcttattgtaTTCCCTCATGTACGTTATCAGTTCCGAGGCAAAACCTTGTAAAATCTCATGATTGAGCGATTAATCGTTTCTCCCATTAAACTTTACAGAATGGATTAATAATCGCCTGAAATTCCTGCAAGCGGATTAGATTGCTGTTTTTTCGCGCTTGAAGGAGATCAGCGCACCACAAAGCGATTAAACGTCTCCTGTGTAGCACATAGGAAATATTAGCAACCAATCATACACCTCCTTTCATTGTCTCACTTGGACCAATATcatctaattgctgattggttgcagtgGTTCAGTGAAAATCTTGTACCTtaatacaatgttattaaatTAGTCCTATGAGTTACAGAACAAGCAGCCTCTGTTATAGGATGAATTACTGCGGATCTGCCAATTTGCGGAGCGTAAAATGCGTTTCTCACACTGCGCACGCCCACAAAACGTGTGTAGCTTTTATGTTTAATGTGTTGCTGTTTCCTTGATAAAAATGCTCTTTCTAACATCCTAAAAAACGAGTGTATTGTACTAGTGCCACTTAGTAGTGTTCACTGACAACTAGGTTCTGAATATGGGCTTACAAACTCTCTTTTTCATGCGAATTTTGGAGACAAAAATTATTCCAAATTAAGTTCCGGCTCTGAATCAGGCTCTGTGTGATTATAAATCACCTGAGTCGTTCGGCCGTAGATCTGATCAGTACAATCTGTGGCTGATCTCTGCTGGAAGCTCCTCAGTAACCATCAGGAACATTGACCTCTACCTCTGTATATGATTTGTGATACAGAAGAGGAAGATCTTGTTGTCATCTGGGGAAGATTCTGAAAAACCAATTCCACAAAAATatctttatgtttgtttttggggTTACCCCACCATTAGTTAGGGGCGTATATAGGGGGTTGGGGAGGATACAAAGTACCCCCGCACATGCCTCTCTTTTGGGGCTGATTATGGGTTGGAGCAGACAAGCCCAGGAAAACCACATTAAAGGTTGGGTGAAAGATTTCTACTGTCCTGCACGAATACACCCCACCTATGCGGAAAGCCTGGAGGGGTCCACATGGTGACACTCCCCAAACCTGCGAGATTACTCTTGGGGGTCCTATTAGGCTGAAAATGTGACCTTGTAGGAAAGTCTAAAGATAATTGTCAGGTATTACAAAGTATGATACAATCTATCTTAAAATAGCACTAGTGGTAAATGTTTCAAAACACCTTCAGAAGTATTTGTATTGTGATTCCGTTGCTGGTACCAATACTCGTCCTCCCTCGTCTTCAGGTCAAATCTTTTTATTGACGAGAATAAAGGGACAAAAAGGACAATAAAACAACGCAAATGTCGTCATACTAAATCCGTACATAGATTTCGTTATATGACTCCAGCACACGGACACATTGTACCTCCGTCCCGACATGTTTGTTTTGTGGTGTCTTTGGAAATTGGATCCCAGATGACAGAACAGATGGGGAAACGTCACCACAGGAAAGATGTGGTAGGAAAGTGTTCACAAATAATGAGAAAGAAgaaaaaccttctaaaaaggagaagtcGAGGTGATGCCCAAAGCAGCCGGACAGACTGTAGCTGTAGTTCTCTAGAATATATCAGATACATTATATAAATCAGCAAATAATTACTTTCATTGCAGGGAAAAAAtttgctacggaatttgctgatgctatataaatacatgatgattatgatgattcaAATCAATCAACTCAAACAATTGCATCTCCACAAATCTAACAATCTAGTACGTTTTACCGAGTGAACTCAGCATTATGAACCTCACTccttaatattgtttatatttgacATCATCATTGCACAAATCATCATGACATAGACATCTTGTAATATAATAACTGGGCCCCCCTCAATATTACACATAATggaaattaataatgaaatttaataataataattaaattataataaaataatgaaataatgaaatTTAGGGTGTTATGAGAGTGAACATAAAAATGACAGTTGGAGAAGACTCTATTctccaaaaattattttttcttaaaaatacccAACAACCCCCCAGCCCCCAGTACACAGCAGTAACGAGCGATGCCGTCATGCATAAGAATTTACTCTATTAATCCGCGACTGATCTCACCCATCCCGGACCATGAATAATTGTGATTCTTTTATGGCCGTCCATAAAATCATTGAAGGAAAGTCCTGTATGGATCACTGACAATGAGAAGGGCATATATCCTGGGAAAGGTAATTAAATTGCCCCTCGCTCAGAAGGTGACATCACGGCTGGAGATGAGCAAATTGTTTTGTGCAGTTTCAGATTTGGTATAACTGTTATATGTAACTAGGTTCAGTAAAACCTTTGGGTTTTCGGCTATTAAGGTTATTGATCTGCTTTGTGGTTCCTGACAAAACAGTGGGAGTAACGTAACCAAATGATCAACAAATCACAACAAAATGGGAATAGTTTAAAGGAAACATCGCTGGTCTGATTCATCGAGGGACGTAACCggtgattttgtgcgtatcatccgcaaaatcactGAGCGCGTGCCCAGAGCCggccatacgccacagaacgcagccacgttggATTCATCTCCCAGCACAAAGGACACTGACTGCAGGATACGATGTCAGGGCGGGAATGGGGCGTTGACCCGTAGTCGCAGTGTACAGTACAGACGTGCCAATCTCaggcgcacgcagcagcgtccggttcaagcattgggcagctCAAAGGTACGTGAtcttcagccgtatcacttgcaccagtgtTTCATCAGGAagattatggggtctatttattaagctgcaatgagccaaaaatctggagtAAACAGCGGCCATCTcagctcttcttttaatttattaaGTAAAAGCGGGTTAATGCAACGCGACCCAATTTAACAAGCTTTGCTTATCACCGCCAGCATTAAAAAACTAACgccagagggggaggggggtttccaggggTCGTCAATGGGCCCTGGCTTCATAAATACCACCAGCATGACATTATGTATGTCTGCGGTGCTCAGTGATACAAAATGTCCACTAACCACCACTAACCCCCACTAACCACCACTAGCCCCCACTATCCCCCACTAACCACCACTAGCCCCCATTAACCACCACTAACCCCCACTAACCACCTCTAACCCCCACTAGCCACCACTAACCACCACTAACCCCCACTAACCACCACTAACCCCCACTATCCCCCACTAACCACCACTAGCCCCCATTAACCACCACTAACCCCCACTAACCCCCACTAACCACCTCTAACCCCCACACTAACCCCCACTAACCCCCACTAACCCCCACTAACCACCTCTAACCCCCACTAACCACCTCTAACCCCCACACTTACCCCCACTAACCACCTCTAACCCCCACTAACCCCCACTAACCCCCACTAACCACCACTAACCCCCACTAACCACCTCTAACCCCCACACTAACCCCCACTAACCCCCACTAACCACCTCTAACCCCCACTAACCACCTCTAACCCCCACACTTACCCCCACTAACCCCCACTAACCACCTCTAACCCCCACACTAACCCCCACTAACCCCCACTAACCACCTATAACCCCCACTAACCACCACTAACCCCCACACTAACCCCCACTAACCCCCACACTAACCCCCACTAACCCCCACTAACCCCCACTATCCCCCACTAACCCCCACTAACCACCCCGTGACACACTGTGTGTCATGGAAACAACAAGATATATTTAGCAAACTGTCAGTTTGATGATGGAACTAAATTAACTGACAGAACCATCATTTTGTGACTTGTGAAAGAGATTCAGCCTTAAATACTTCTCCTTTTTAACAGAACGTTTAGGAAATGGAAAAGGGAACAGCTCAAAGTCCGTCACTTACAGTTTGGAAGAGCAGATAGATCACACAGCGACTTGGACACCAGACGAGCGATCACAAGATGCTGTTACTGGTGCGGCGCAGGTGTTACTCCTGAGAATAAGGGGACGGTAAGAATGATTCTATGTTATATATGTACAAATGATACAATATATTCCTCTTCGGACTATAAATATGAACTAGGAAACTGTCAGCAGCATTTGACTAGAAGTACAATAAATatcatataaataaacagctgtgGATTATTTTACTGCACAGATCAATCTTGGGGACATTGAGGGGTAATGTTTTGCATTTCTGGTGTGTAATAACTTTTGCACAAGCACACAAAGCACTAGTTCCACAACTACTGCTCTGTGCGCGAGAATAAAAGTGTATTATACGCCAAGTAAACCATTTGCGTTCAACTCATCATGACCCCCATGATTGCGGAAGGACAATATTTGGGCAATCACCATATACGTCTGCAGGATGGACAGTGTTATCCTGACAACTTGCATTATATTCTCCCCCAATGTTCAGCTCCGGGGGGTTATATAAATCTCATTTCTTACAGGTATATTGTGCTCTTGCAGCTGTGAATATGCTGTAATTATACTGTTTATTCTATTCATAGCGTTGATCTTGTGACCGGTTATTATCTGGAGTTATAAACCCAAGAGCTGAACTTTGAGACATAAAGATAATTATTTCTGATAAGGAAGGACGGTTACAGCCATATAATCTGTGCTGGGGTTGTTGTGTCATTAATGTGTTAATCACTGATTGCTCAGAACATGTAAGATTGAGAATAGGATACGTTATGTTTGTGAAATCAGAAAAAGGAAACGGCCTTGGAAAAAGAATTATGTTGTCTTTCcatgggcaaaaaaaaaatctgtcttgtTCCATCTGTCTGTATGTAATTAAGGAACAAGAATGACAACATACATGTTCCTTTATGTGAAGATCTGTTAGTGGATGATTCCACCATTGGATGTGACATCTTACACCCCCCTCTCTTACTACAACTTACCTTAATTATGGGGGACATGATataagtgctacggaatatgttggcgctatataaataaatgatgatgatgatgatgatgacattataATGAGACAAGAGGAGGTGGGACTGACATACGGTTTTTATGGCGTACTCTGAAACGCTTATCATACTTGTTGAGGGGCCCTCAAGTTAAGATAAAGGATAGTAAAGCTGGAAGGGGTTAATTTGtgatatttgaaattaatctTTAATCCACCTATTTAGCTGAATATATTAAAGTGAGACTAAACCTGAAACTAATATTTTCCTATGGCACAGTGTTTTGCTTCCCTTGGATGGGGTAACAGCTTTGTGTACTCAGAAAAACATTAAGAAGTTTCTCGCTGCACACTACCATACATCTGAAATATGTGTTGCTCACATTATATCCAGCACAGAACCAGGAACTGAACATGGCAGCCTCCACCCAGAAAGGACTCGCAGAACTGCCATAAATCAGTATAAATTACCCGTCAATCATAGGGGAATCCCTGGATATAAGGAGAATCCCATCTGTTCTATTAGTCTGGAATTTCTATAAATGCAGAATCCTCCATcttatgtattataataatacttaTATTGTGGGATATACCGGTAGATCAGTGTACAGGACGTAGCTTATTCTGTCCATTACTGGGCACCCGGAAATTTCCCTCCTGTGTGACAGCCCAATATCACATTGCCAGGGTAGATGatgcactacaagtctcaggatGACATGTTTGTTAGACAAGGATATCGTGTAATTTCTGCATTATACATAGTCcactatattatattaattattattatccttctcAAAGAGTAAATCTCATCTCACATAAACTGTAGAGGACTTGGCGAATTGGCGAGGAGTGTGCGTGGTATTACTGAGTGGTGGGAATGATGTCATTGGTGATGGGAGCAGGTCCTTGAGTGCCAAAACTATAGGAATAAGTGAGATAGATTCACGTTATAATGTCCTGAATCCAGTTAGTTGGGGATACCTTGTCGTAGTTGTACATATCTGTGATTTCATCATCATCCGTTTATCTGCaacaacaaactaaaaaaaaaaataactgattgttttttcttgttttcttatACAATGTTGAGGAACTTAGTGCGATTATTATGTCCTGTTTTCCGTAGACTTTACCATTCACCACCATGTTGGCTGAGGCTTTCCTCAGCACGGTGATGTACCGGGAAACAATGGCCAGAGAGGATCAGCAAGACAGAGAGAACGACAACGCGCTACCGTCTTGGCAAGATCGCCGTGAAAAGAGTCTAGAGAAGAAAGTGTCCGAGAACTTCAGAGAGTCGTCCGACCGCAGAGAAGATGTCCTGGGGGAGCCTGTAATACCCTTCTCACAAGCAATGTGTATTCCGAAAAGAGACAAAGACAACAGCCTGGACCTCTATACGTCTTGGTCCAGCACGTACGGCAGTATTTATAGGAATTATCCAGATCTGCACATCGGTGGAGATCACATTCTCAACAATAAAAAGGACTCTGGTTGTGTCTTGGACCTGGAAAGCGAGTTCCAAGATGGACCAGTGTTACTCTCGGTGGACATTGACAGCAGTAGTCCTCCTGGTGAGAGCCTGGCTGGACCATTGGTAGAAGGAGTTCTGCACAGTGAGGAGAGCAACCTGTTCCCATCTGCCCCCTTCTCCAACTCCGTCCTCAACGGCTTCCTAGAAAAGAAGATGCAGGAGCTGTACAAACAGTGCATCGAAGAAAACCTAGTGACTAACGCTTCACCCAACCACCTGCTGTGGTCCAGCATCCTGAAGCACAATGTCCACCAGCTCAGCATGCAGATATCCCAGGAGCATAACGTTGGCCACTCGAGGGCCAAAGAAGCTATTCTGCAGTGTTTGTGCAGTGCCACCAGCTCTGAGTTCATCACCCCCATCCTGCTCATCTCAAAGCAGGAAACCAAGAAGCAGTCCGGAACTTTGTCAAACAATGTGGCCCTTAAAAAGAACTGCACCGTACACAGTAAAATCTAATTGGAGTTCTCTAGATTGTATCTCTGGTTGTACCATCAAGGACTTATATCAGAAGAATCAACTTAGAGATTAACGAAACGCGTCATGCTCCGACATGTAGCGCAgacatatctatctatttgtgtatTTGATTTTGAACTGGTCCAATCTAGAGTTGAAATAATCAGTtaaatgtaacacacacattttagATTCTATATAAAGCGTTGTATTTAGCGATGAGACTTCCTCATACGGTCACTTCTCTCTATCCAACAACCCCCTTCTGGTATTTCTGCTtctctaaaaatgtaaataaatataacataaaacatGTTTGCTCCAAACCCAAACCATGTTCTCCAGACTATATGATATATAGCGCCAATCTACAGAAATACGCAGTCACCCCACATGTTTTCCTGGTCCCAGTATCACACTGAGGTCCACTAATAACACAGGGTCACCGATGGATCCACCCTAAAAGAATATAACTCCACCTAAATCTTACAATTTCAATAAGTTATGATAAAATATTTGGTGAAAGCTCCAACATTGAGCGCTACTCTTTTCTCTGCTGGTCTGTGTCACACATAGAGCTGTTGTCGATGCCCCTCCTACATGAATATCCCATTTCTGGAGAGCAGTGCTATAATTCTGGAGGCTTCGGAGACACCCACAGGATCTGTACCTCATCGTAACTTACTGACCTCCACCCAAACTAAATGGAAGGTGTCGTACTCCTGTAACTAGTCTACGTGCA harbors:
- the LOC142101391 gene encoding TLR adapter interacting with SLC15A4 on the lysosome-like, whose amino-acid sequence is MLAEAFLSTVMYRETMAREDQQDRENDNALPSWQDRREKSLEKKVSENFRESSDRREDVLGEPVIPFSQAMCIPKRDKDNSLDLYTSWSSTYGSIYRNYPDLHIGGDHILNNKKDSGCVLDLESEFQDGPVLLSVDIDSSSPPGESLAGPLVEGVLHSEESNLFPSAPFSNSVLNGFLEKKMQELYKQCIEENLVTNASPNHLLWSSILKHNVHQLSMQISQEHNVGHSRAKEAILQCLCSATSSEFITPILLISKQETKKQSGTLSNNVALKKNCTVHSKI